Part of the Hydrogenimonas thermophila genome, ACGGTGCTGATGCAATGCTTTTGGTTACAGAGTGGAAAGAGTTTAGAAGCCCTGACTTTGATGAGATGAAACAGAGACTGAAAAATCCTATCATCTTTGATGGACGAAACCAGTATAACATTGAGAAGATGAATAAAAAAGGGTTTGAGTATTATCAGATTGGGGTGCCAGAAAGTATATGAGGAACTATTAATGAGTAATTACAATATAAATATAAAAAATCCAAAAATAGCAATAATAGGTCTAGGTTACGTAGGGCTTCCCCTTGCCCACGCATTCAGCGCTAAATTTAAAGTAGTAGGTTTTGATATTGCTCAAAGCAGAATAGATGAACTCAGAAATGGTTACGATAGAACCTTGGAGTTAAGTGAAGAGCAGGTTAAAGAAGCTATCTCCAATGGAATGGAGTTTACAAATCAATTAGAAGATATTAAAGATTGCAACATCTACATAGTAACAGTTCCAACTCCAATAGATGAGCATAAAACCCCAGACCTGACACCGCTGAAAAAAGCGAGTGAAACCATAGGAAAAGTTCTGAAAAAAGATGATATTGTAATCTATGAGTCAACTGTTTACCCAGGAGCTACAGAAGAGGTTTGTGTTCCTATCTTGGAAAAAGTAAGCAGACTAAAATTTAATGAAGACTTTTTCTGTGGCTACTCTCCTGAGCGTATAAACCCAGGCGATAAAGAGCATACAGTTACAAAAATCTTAAAAGTAACATCTGGTTCAACTCCAGAGGTTGCAAAATTCATAGATGATCTATATAAAAGCGTAATAAGTGCAGGAACCCATTTGGCTCCAAGCATAAAAGTAGCAGAAGCTGCTAAAGTCATAGAGAATGCCCAACGAGACATAAACATAGCATTCGTAAATGAATTGGCTCTTATCTTTGATAAACTGGGCATAGATACACAAGATGTCTTAAAAGCAGCCGGAACAAAGTGGAACTTCTTACCTTTTAAACCAGGACTTGTAGGAGGTCACTGCATAGGAGTTGATCCTTACTACCTAACATACAAAGCAAAAGAGGTAGGCTACCATCCAGAAGTCATTCTAGCAGGTAGAAGAATAAATGACAATATGGGAATTCATGTAGCTAACAAAGTAGTAAAACTGATGATCCACAAAGGTCACACCATAAAAGGCTCCAGAGTATTAGTACTTGGAATAACATTTAAAGAGAATTGTCCAGACATCAGAAACAGTAGAGTAATAGATGTCATTAGAGAGCTTCAAGAGTTTGGTTGCAATGTAGATGTTTATGATCCTTGGGCGGATAAAGAAGAAGTAAAAAGAGAATATGATATTGATCTTTTACAAATAACTAATAACCAATTACCAATAACAAATTACAACTCTATCATTTTAGCAGTGGCACATAATGAATTTAAAAAACTAAATGATATAATCCAAAATTTAAATTCGGATATTAAAGACTCTTTAGTAGTTTATGATATTAAAGGAATTTTAGATAAAAATAGTGTTGACAATAGATTATAGTTTAAATATAAGGATAAGTTAAATGTTACCAACTAAAATGTTAATAGGCTTTTTTTTAATTTATATTTCAATATTTTTTATTGATTTTAGAAAAAATAAAGCTTTAACTGTTTTACTTTTTTTAATAGG contains:
- the tviB gene encoding Vi polysaccharide biosynthesis UDP-N-acetylglucosamine C-6 dehydrogenase TviB encodes the protein MSNYNINIKNPKIAIIGLGYVGLPLAHAFSAKFKVVGFDIAQSRIDELRNGYDRTLELSEEQVKEAISNGMEFTNQLEDIKDCNIYIVTVPTPIDEHKTPDLTPLKKASETIGKVLKKDDIVIYESTVYPGATEEVCVPILEKVSRLKFNEDFFCGYSPERINPGDKEHTVTKILKVTSGSTPEVAKFIDDLYKSVISAGTHLAPSIKVAEAAKVIENAQRDINIAFVNELALIFDKLGIDTQDVLKAAGTKWNFLPFKPGLVGGHCIGVDPYYLTYKAKEVGYHPEVILAGRRINDNMGIHVANKVVKLMIHKGHTIKGSRVLVLGITFKENCPDIRNSRVIDVIRELQEFGCNVDVYDPWADKEEVKREYDIDLLQITNNQLPITNYNSIILAVAHNEFKKLNDIIQNLNSDIKDSLVVYDIKGILDKNSVDNRL